The genomic stretch TCCAGAAAAGAACCATAGCAATACACAGGAAGCTGATCACTGCAGATAGGAAATTCCCATAAGCAACCCCATTCCAGGTAAGTTTAGCAATATTTTCTGCACCTGCTGCTTTAAGTGCAGGATTTAAGATCAAAGGGGTGATAACATCTTCAACTAAAGACGAAACAATTTTACCAAATGCTGCACCAATGATTACACCGACAGCAAGATCGAGAACATTTCCTTTAAAGGCAAACTCTTTAAATTCCTTAACAAATCCCATAATTTATATTTTTTAATTAGTATACACACAAAAATATAATTAAAAAATGTAAAAAACACTACTTTTTATAGTTTTTTATTCCAAAAAAGTGGACTTTTATTCTAAATTCATATTATATGTTTTAATAGAAATTGTAACTTTATCCTTATATTTTATTTCATTAATGATGTCCACGTATTTTTGTTATCTGGGCTTTATCATAATAAAATATCTTTTATAATTTATTTAAAAGTCTGATGTACTTATGAAAATCTTCAGTGCAGAACAAATTCGAAGGTGGGATCAATTTACGATTTCTCATGAACCTATATCTTCTATTCAACTGATGGAAAGAGCTTCGATGGCTGTAGCTAGCTGGATATCTGAAAACTGTAAAGCGCATAAAAAGGCAGTTTTGTTTTGTGGTAACGGAAATAATGGCGGCGATGGGCTTGCTGTGGCAAGAATGCTTTATCTGAAAGG from Chryseobacterium indologenes encodes the following:
- the mscL gene encoding large conductance mechanosensitive channel protein MscL, whose translation is MGFVKEFKEFAFKGNVLDLAVGVIIGAAFGKIVSSLVEDVITPLILNPALKAAGAENIAKLTWNGVAYGNFLSAVISFLCIAMVLFWIIQGANKINKKEAPAPAGPTDDQKLLAEIRDLLKSKNNL